The following is a genomic window from Saprospiraceae bacterium.
GAACTGGAAAGAATCCTGATATCTGCGGATGTAGGTCTGGAGACCACAGTCAAAATTATCGACAGGCTGGAACAGAAAGTAGCTGTCGACAAATACCTCAACACTGAACAGCACAATTCGATCCTAAACAATGTCATAGTCAGTATTCTGGACGAAAACAACACGAAAGATATCGAAGACTATGACCTTCCAGTAGACACAATGCCATTTGTCATCATGGTAGTCGGGGTCAATGGTGTAGGCAAAACTACAACCATCGGTAAACTATCACACCAGTACAAAAAACGCGGAAAAAATGTCGTACTCGGTGCAGGAGACACTTTCAGGGCTGCCGCAGTGGACCAACTCAAGATATGGGCAGAACGAAGTGGTGCTCAGTTTTTTTCAAAGGGCATGAACACTGATCCTGCTGCTGTGGCATATGAGACCACCCAATATGCTGTAAATAATAATTCGGATGTAGCCATCATAGATACAGCAGGAAGGCTACATACTAAAAAACAACTGATGGAGGAATTGACCAAAATCAAAAAATCTATAGAAAAAAAATTGCCAGGGGCACCACATGAAGTACTTTTGGTCCTGGATGCTACTACCGGCCAGAATGCCATAGAACAAGCCAAACACTTTACTGCCGCCACCAATGTAACAGCCATTGCGCTTACTAAACTGGATGGATCGGCAAAAGGTGGTGTTGTCCTCGGCATTTCTGATCAATTTAAGATTCCTATCAAATACATTGGAGTTGGTGAAGGTGTCGAACAACTGCAGGTTTTCAATAGAAAAGCATTTGTTGACATGCTTTTTGCCTGATTTTCGAAAATTTCATTTATCTTTAAGCTAGAAAGATTGCATTTTGGCATCAAAGGACAAATTAAAAATTTCTTTAAAATATGCAAAGTATCAAGGTACCTTACTTACCCTGATGTTTTTATATTGTACTATTTGTATGCAGCTTCATGCTCAAAGGTTGCCTGATTTTGGCCGAAGCGGTGGCCAACGTTCAGGATCCCCGCAGCCGCAAACTCAGGATACCGGTCCGGACAGCACTGTTTATAATTATGTCTATTTAGCAGATGTCTATACAACATTTAAGCGAACTGATACTATGGCAGATGTGACATTTATGCACAGTAATATGCTTTTAAACAGATCCGGAGATTACATCAACACAGGAAATTTCGGATCTTCGGCTTATCCGCTTTTGTTCAGCCCAAATACCAATACCAACTTCTATACAGGATACAATCAATACAAAATATATCACATCACTGCTGACAATTTCAGATTTTATGAGCAAAACCGCCCACTTTCAGATTTATACTTTTCGCAGGTAGGTAATCAGGAAAACATCAATGTGCGTGCAGATTTCTCCCGCAACTTCAGTGATGGTCTATCTTTGAGTCTCAATTATGCACGGATATCTCAAAAGGGATTTTTTGCCGGCCAAGAGGTCAAAAATACAGCTTTTGGTATAGGATTAAGATATAAATCAACATCCGGAAAATACAATGCCATCGCACTTATCACCCACAATGCCAACGAAGAATCACACATAGGAGGGATAACCAAGCCAGAAGAATTAAAAAATGAATTTAACAAAGACCTGACGGTAATCCTCTCACAGGCACGGACAAGAAACCAGGAAAAAGAATATGCCTTCATACAATTCCTGAAACTGACCGGAAAACACAAATCGGGCTTTAATCTTTATCTAAAAAATGATCTGATATTCAGACCTTCCTACTATAAATATTCAGACACCGGTATCAGTGATGCCAATGATACTCTATTCTATAAAGGTATCAACATCGATGACAGAGGATTGCGAAGATATCTTGATATAAATCATGTTTCCAATGGTTTTTCGATCAATGGTGAAAAAATCGGTGGTATCAAGGGAAGGTTAGGTCTGCTGACTGACTATTTCAAAATCAATGATGGAACCACATCCTTCGGACGTCTGGATCTGACAGCTACTTTCAATGGCATAGTACCTTTGTGGCGTACTATCTTTATTGAAACAAACGGAAGATTAGGTTTGGGAAAAAACATCGGTAACTTTGATTTTGGTGGTAAGCTCAAAATAAATGTAAAAAAAATAGGAACATTAAATGGTAAACTCAGATTTTTCAGATCCGAAAATCCATATAATATCAACAGATTAGCCATCAATAATGTACTACAATTTGAAAACAATTTTTCAAAACCCTTTGGTACAGAATTTGGTGGCGATATGTTTATAAAATCTCTGAATCTCAAAGTTGATGTTTCGCAAACTGTGATCAACAATCCGGTATACTTTAATAAGGATGGAAAGCCTGCTCAGTCAAGTGAAGTATTTTCGGCATCCAGATTGTCCCTCACCCATCGGTTAAGAGTTGGGCATTTTCATCTGGATAATGCGGGACATGCTCAACTATTCAGTACTGATCTGTATGGACTTCCTACTTTATACTCTACACATCAGCTATATTATAGTGGCGCCTGGTTTAAAAAAGAAATGCATGTCAACACTGGTTTTGATGTAAGGCTGATTCCTGATTACAATGGGCCTGGGTTCCATCCACTGTATGGAAATTTTCATGTTACTGATAAAAATCTTGGATTTTTTCCTGCTGCCCATTTCTTTTTTCTGGCCAGAATCAGCACTTTCAGAGTGATGCTGCTGATGGAAAATATATCACAACCTATCATCGATGACCATAACTTTGATGTAATAGGGCACCCACAAAATGAAATGAAACTCAGATTTGGGATACAATGGTTGCTGAAGGATTAAACCGTCTATTTCTTGCGTTTAATTTCAAAAGAATTCAGAAATTTATCCATATCCTGATTCAGACTCTTTTCTGATATAGTATATACCTGGAGGGCATAAAATCTGTCACCGGCCAATATCATCCTTGATTTGGCTACAGCCTTATTTTTATTGTATGAAACCCGATACATCATGCCCGGATAAGAATAATAACCCGCAGTAGTTTTGTAGACCAATTCGCCCTTGAGATCCTGGATGTGGGTATCCATACTGACTTTAAAAAACTCGTCAATCAATGCTGTGCTGTCAGGATGAAAAGATCCATCAGGATAGTCCACATAAGAGATAGAATATATGTAATTGGACTCCTTTTCAGCACCTTGGTACACCCACGTTACCGGATGCATCTCCCCTACTTCCGTCAATAGTTTTTTCTCTCCTTGTTTCATTATGCCGGGACATGCAATTTCGAATGGCTGTCCCGGAGGAGAAAATTTCACCCATGCCTGTGCATCAAGTGTTACCGACACAAAAGGAATCAATAAAAAAAAGCATACTAATTGCTTCATGATTTGAAATCAGAATTTTTAAGAATAACGTACAAATGTGCTGAGTTGTCTATAAAAAACTGAATTTTATGATTTAATTAGCTATCAAATTAATTATTATTGCACTTCAATAGAAGTATTAATGACTATGACATTTCAATTGTGCAAAAGTGAGGATGACTTGCGGCAGATTTTGGCTCTACAGCTCTTAAACCTGAGACACACTCAAAGTGATGAGGTGGAAGCCGAACAGGGTTTTGTCACTGTACAACATAATTTGCCTCTACTCGCTGAGATGAATTCAAAAGCAGCACATGTCATAGCAAAAGATGGCGATAAAGTGGTGGGCTATGCGCTTGCAATGACTCGGGAATTCCATCAC
Proteins encoded in this region:
- the ftsY gene encoding signal recognition particle-docking protein FtsY; translated protein: MSFFSKFFSKDKEQDLNKGLEKTKESFFSQITKAVAGKSKVDLEFLDELERILISADVGLETTVKIIDRLEQKVAVDKYLNTEQHNSILNNVIVSILDENNTKDIEDYDLPVDTMPFVIMVVGVNGVGKTTTIGKLSHQYKKRGKNVVLGAGDTFRAAAVDQLKIWAERSGAQFFSKGMNTDPAAVAYETTQYAVNNNSDVAIIDTAGRLHTKKQLMEELTKIKKSIEKKLPGAPHEVLLVLDATTGQNAIEQAKHFTAATNVTAIALTKLDGSAKGGVVLGISDQFKIPIKYIGVGEGVEQLQVFNRKAFVDMLFA